From the Papaver somniferum cultivar HN1 chromosome 2, ASM357369v1, whole genome shotgun sequence genome, the window CAACGACCTTTCCAAATTATCCAAGCACCAATCATAAGAGAATACTACCATTTCTCATCTTTGTTTTGATTTGAGGTAGAGAACCAACTAGTAACCCACTCGAAAACTGTGCTGCAGTTAGCTCTGACAACATCAATGTTGATGCTTATGCCTCTCCATACTGCTCTGGCATGCCTACAATCAAAAATAATATGCTCTATTGTTTCTTCATTTCCCCCACAAACTTCACAGCTGGTTTCAGTACTTCTGTTATAAATTGGCCTGCTGAACTTGGTACTGTGAATACCTCTTATACATTTCCAAGCAAATAGTTTTATCCTTTGTGCAACTTTACAtttccataaacttttccagatCTTTCTATCAATAGTTCTGCCTTCTATTTGAACTTTTCTGTCATTGTAGGTAAGCATTTTGGATGTGCTTTTTACAGAGAATACTCCATCTTTAGATGGCATCCATATCATGGAGTCTTCCTTGCTTTTATCTATATAAAGTGCTTGAATTTTGAGTGCAGTATCAGCATCAAATAAAGTGGTGATAAGGTGAGTATTCCATTGAGCAGTTTTTTGTACCATTAGATCTTCTACAAACTCATAGAACCTAAAAAATTCATTCTGAGAAATAGGAGGTTGAGACATACCAGGGATCCATCTATCTCTCCATATTCTTGTTTTCTTGCCATTGTTGATCTCCATGAAGTAGTTCTGCCTGACAATTTCAAGACCCTTTAAAATCCCATTCCATGTGTAAGAGAAACTGTCAACTGAGATGTGCTGATGAAGTAAGTCTCTAGACCTGAAATATTTGCTTGAGAGAGTTTGAGCCATTAGGGTGTTAAGTTCATTGCGGATTCTCCAAGCCAATTTTGTAAGGAGAGctaaattgagtttttccagatctCTAAAAGCTAAACCCCCCATTTCAGTTGGCCTGCACACATTCATCCAGGAAATTGGATTATGACCTCTGTTATTATGATAACCCCAGAAAAACTTCCTCTCAATGGTTGTAAGTTGTTTAAGAAGGTTTGCTGGCATCTTGAAGGTGCCCATCTGGTAAATAGGTACAACATTGATTACATGTTTTATCATTGTACCCCTGCCTGCTTGAGAAAGAGAAGTAGATGACCAAGAATTAAACCTGCTTTCAAAGTTATCTTTGATGCTTTTAAAAGCTTCCTGCTTTGAATGACCAATGATGAGTAGAGACCCTAGATACTTTTCTTTTGAGCTCATCTGGCTTAGTTTTCTTGCTGAAGTATACATCACTTTTTTCAAAGTTGATAACCTGGCCTGACTGAGAACTGAAGTTGTGAAGTAACTCTAGTAAGTTGTTGACTGAAGTaacattttcttgagtaaagatcaagcaatcatctgcaaaaagtagATGATTAATAGCTGCTGATAAAGAAGCCACTTTAATACCTTTTATTTTGTTGTCTTGTTTAGCTGTTGTGAGTTGCCTTGAGAGAAACTCCATAGCTAGAATGAATATGTATGGTGACAGAGGGTCACCTTGCCTAATTCCTCTTGTAGGTGTAAAAGTATCACATGGAGAACCATTTAGCATGTCTGGAAGTTGAGTTGTACTGATGCATTGTTGAATGAGTTCACAAAAATCATCATTAAACCCAAAATAGCCTAGAACTTTAAGCAAGAAAGGCCACTCTAACCTGTCAAATGCCTTTGACATATCAAGCTTTAGTGCCAGCCACCCATTTTcacctctttttttcttcattgaGTAAATTATTTCTTGAGCAATGACAGTATTGTCACTGATTAATCTGCCAGAAACATATGCAGCTTGATAAGGGGATATGAGTTTCTCCATCATGGGCTTCATTCTGTTAACTAACACCTTGGAAATAATCTTGTAAGAAGTATTGCATAGGCCAATTGGCCTATAATCAGCAACACAAGTACACTTCTTCTTTTTTGGAATTAAGGAGATGTAAGTCTGGTTAATCTGCTTGAGAATATGTCTTGTTTGAAAAAATCTTTTAACCATATTACAGACATCATCCCCAACTGTGGCCCATTGAATCTTATAAAAGCCAACTTGAAATCCCTCTGGTCTAGGTGAGCTCCAGTTTTCCATACTCTTAAGAGTAGCAAATAATTCTTCATTACTTGGGATTCTTGTGAGAGATTCATTTTCTTCCACTGAGATGATTGAAGGAATATTGGTTTAAAGGTAATCATTTATCACAGGATTACTTGTAGCGCTGATGCTCTTGAAATGATGTGTCAGATGCTGAGCAATGTCTTCTCTAGATTGCAACCAGTTATTACTGTGATCTTAAATGACAtcaatgttatttatttttcttcttttgttcaccTTAGTATGAAAGAATTTTCTGTTGGAGTCCATATCCTTAATGAAGTGATCTCTGGATTTCTGCTGATAGAATTCTGACTTGATTTTGTGCCATTTATTGAGTTCATTGCTTACTTTGATAATATTGCATTCAGTACTTGTAGCTTGTGGGAGTTCTTGAAGTTGCTTGAgttctaattggagattttccacCTTTTGATTGATGTTACCAAAATGTTCTTTATTCCTCAAAGAGAGTTCTCTTCTTGTATATGACAATCTTGAGACTAGCTGATAACCAGGTGAACCAGAAACACTAGATTTCCAAGCATTAGTGATAATAGTAGTACAAGATTTATTATTTAACCAGGTTAGGAAGAACTTAAAAGGTTTCCAACAGTTGGGAGTAGTGATATCAGTGTCTAGCATTACAGGACAATGATCACTTCCTATTTGGGAAAGCTGATGTGatatgatttgtagatagtgataaaaagtgattcgatcctcgaacttgtgaaggataactttagacttaaattcaaaactaaatagaaaactcactaataattataacaaatactgacaaagttggtatcaatattaaaagaacactgaggctaagattccactattttccaagttcaaagtgatttggtccaaatatttatattcatgcaattttctcatttactttgattctaaaatattgcaactaatagattttcacaaataataattgtaaataccaagtatgaagcatcagagtctataaactaagcatactccatcaaaatagatcacaatcactcaaataaaaatcatattcaataatagttcaaggcaaataatcataataataattgcaataaattaaataaaatagattgtaccactttttgttggaaaaatagcttcctctatcgcctcagcaatggggtttagcttctcatattaatcatgatctcaaaatatttgtttatggctcaaaagatgaaaagtgataatacagacgattcgcaacagtttgttggtgttgcagaatcactgttacagggcgaaatagtagctaaagacctaatgcaaccgctgtgatgaacgacacataggttctGTTGTGAAACAatgatagttttctgcgacagttgcttgtgcgtcaatgttcttcgtgttcttcctcttcagcagcagcagcagaataaggtattttcctacaactcgatctctggagctctgtggtgttctaaacttctctgaaaggattcgtaccccttatatgacttatcccttctacttttataggccacaactcgattaaatctcccccaaaatcttagtttatctccacagcaagtttcagagttttcttttttccaaactctcttcacgcgtatttgacctctcccaatacttccaaactctttattagataactacgaatgttggggaagattttctagcctttaatctccctgaattgtcgaaaaaatatcccaacagcaacccgtgaccacaacacctctgtttccttctctcggtcgatctaacccaattcattcgatccaatcacatataccaaccctgttatgctataggaagtccagcccaacaaaaatccaagattgaatctccttaaatcttcccaagaatgcgaaccctaatctacatgcatgctggtttgttttcccgccaaatttgaaatttgaatttgtgaagaaagggtgcgccccctatccagagtaggggtgcctttagcagctgccttaaggggtgtcctgagagtgccccttatccaaacccgGGGTCCGAacaacaagtgtcctccgggtgctttccgacaacttttcgagccaatttttttccaaaaatgtttattggccaaaaatacctacaaataaataaaacaccataatgagtacaaaaatgagccctaacaatataaagaatcgagacaaatcggacacaaaaatgtgtctatcaaatacccccaaacctattatttgctagtcctcgagcaaaaataaaatataaataaaatcctaactcactgtcgcaggcatcgtcgattgcatttagcgtatgtaataagcctttaaatccctaggtgtccctagtggccgagttataatcTCAGGAGGGCtcaccagaggtatacccacaaaacctttattccagatcatagctatctacacagaaccttggaaggcactaaagaatctccttggttggcatacttattgactacaggaggaagtaccctgatgcgaaattccaattgttgtacacgagttcgcactcaagcataccaaaattcatatgaagtgacagagctctactcagatagtcgcactatggacatcaatatccggagtcaaaactaatcacatggatatatcaagaagatgggtatagagaaaaacatagatggttttgatgtttactaggtgaacggtgtttctcatatctgtctgaaggcctccgccaaaatgaacctatcctaatggactgagatactagtctgactaatatcaacacactggcatatacaagggaaccagtgattgataatcctaactctaggtcaacacaactggcatatacaagggttccagtggtcgactttattgaatttattccagttggtctgatggtctggtctcagtttatcttttttttttgtatctcaatcactataattcaccctagcattggtaacaacttgaatcgtgagccccacctaatcacttagagaaacatagtttaaaaacaaaacaaaataaaaacagaagtgaaaaggactcaacgagatatggtgaaattatcatgttatttctaacacttgagctttgtgcttttatcaatagactctttagatgttgccatctagtcagattggttcctcaactcctacaaccaaaatgcttccatccacttagattggttagtgccatccttaatagggataaatttctaggttctggagtttatttattgcaacgaaaaggtaacaaaaagttctacctcaccctcaaacttaaatctaacattatactcaatgtttctaattaaagaacagtaccaaaaatataagtaacatgaggaaatagtaaagagagaagtcggaaatatagtacctgggtgaagtgtaaccaaaaacctacaaaaatattatacaacatacaaaatcgcctcgatggtcaatcaaggtaaacagggtcctctagagggacctcctcaacatcacctgtaggaaaaggctctaaaaggggattcaatcgctgaccgttaaccttcgaagaactactaccatctggtgtctcaatctcaacagcgccatgaggaaaaacagtacagacaacaaaaggaccggtccaccgagagcgcaacttcccggggaatagatgcaaacgagtgtcatacagaagaactttttgacctggagaaaatgacttttgtaaaatattcctatcatgcacaagtttcattttgttcttatactccttagcacaatcgtatgcatctctacgaatctcgtccaactcattgagctggagctttctttgagctccttccttgtcaagtgaaaagtttaagttcttaatagaccaataggctcgatgctctaactcaacaggcaggtgacatgccttaccaaacactaaacgataaggtgacattccaatgggtgtcttaaacttatactccttagcacaatcgtatgcatctctacgaatctcgtccaactcattgagctggagatttctttgagctccttccttgtcaagtgaaaagtttaagttcttaatatcccaataggatcgatgctctaactcaacaggcaggtgacatgcctttccaaacactaaacgataaggtgacattttaacgggtgtcttaaacgcagtacggtaagcccataaggcatcaataagcctcgacgaccagtctttcctatttggattaactgttttctctagaatacgtttaatttccctattggaaacctctacctgaccactagtctgagggtgatatggggttgctactttatgggtaatacagTATTGTTTCATTAGAAGAGCAAActgtctattacaaaagtgtgaacctccatcactaattatagctcgcggcgtaccaaaacttgtaagtatattctatttcaaaaactggactacgaccctgtggtcattcgttttacacggaaccgcctcaacccacttagacacataatctacagcgacaagtatgtaaagataaccaaatgaaataggaaatggacccataaaatcaatgccccacacatcaaagacctcaatcactgaaatagggttcaaaggcatcatatttctacggaaaatggttcctaacttctggcaacactcacaagaaacacaatgactatggtaatctttaaacaacgaaggccagtaaaatccacactgcaaaatcttagcagcagtcttcttagcactaaaatgacccccacatgcatgttgatgacaaaaggagataatactagactggtcactctcagatacacatctcctaataatctggtctggacaatacttaaacagataatgattgtcccaaaagaaatgcttaacctcggctaaaaacctagaacgatcttgcttacccaaATGTTGAggtattcgaccagtaacaagataattcactatatttgcataccaaggtgattgggaaacagagaacaatttttcatcaggaaaactgtcccttataggaagggaattattaggggaactaacaactagcctagacaagtggtctgctactatattCTCCGCACCcattttgtctctaatgtctggaaaaaattcttgtaacaaaaggatccatctaatcaatctaggtttggtatccttcttagacaaaaggtatttcaaagcagcatgattagTATAGATTACgttcttagaacctaataaataggatctaaacttatccaaggcaagcacgatggctagcaattccttctcggtagttgtatagttcatttgggcatcattcagagttttgctagcatagtaaatcacatggagtaatttgttttctcgctgacctagcacaacgcctatagcataatctgaagcatcacacataatttcaaagggtaggttccagttaggtgcctggactatcggggcagtagtgagtaatgTTTTAatcttatcaaaagcctttaagcaagcatcatcaaagacaaacttaacatcttttgcaagcaaattgcaaagaggtctagaaatcaagctttccttaatgaatcgacggtaaaaacctgcatgccctaagaataacctaatatcttttacggtttttgggacctgtagagtcttaataaggtcaactttggctttgtctacctctataccctttgaagaaacaatgttccctaagacaattcctgattcaaccatgaaatggaatttttcccaattaagcactaaattcttttccttacacctagtcaacactaatgtcaaatgatgcaagcactcatcagaatatgaa encodes:
- the LOC113351764 gene encoding uncharacterized protein LOC113351764 — its product is MRKTGLARGKEEKKINLTGLLTLPAPLQFQTQIPQLLKGSSPEMARKQMQKRRISYTKKKEQWSYIHQIIENNSNPWVVLDDLNFHLADNEAGSSSSSDGLVNNIVASSGLEDIGFIGKNFTWSNNNMGYRTIKSRIDMALGNGNWNLYFPNSRLHHVEENESLTRIPSNEELFATLKSMENWSSPRPEGFQVGFYKIQWATVGDDVCNMVKRFFQTRHILKQINQTYISLIPKKKKCTCVADYRPIGLCNTSYKIISKVLVNRMKPMMEKLISPYQAAYVSGRLISDNTVIAQEIIYSMKKKRGENGWLALKLDMSKAFDRLEWPFLLKVLGYFGFNDDFCELIQQCISTTQLPDMLNGSPCDTFTPTRGIRQGDPLSPYIFILAMEFLSRQLTTAKQDNKIKGIKVASLSAAINHLLFADDCLIFTQENVTSVNNLLELLHNFSSQSGQEAFKSIKDNFESRFNSWSSTSLSQAGRGTMIKHVINVVPIYQMGTFKMPANLLKQLTTIERKFFWGYHNNRGHNPISWMNVCRPTEMGGLAFRDLEKLNLALLTKLAWRIRNELNTLMAQTLSSKYFRSRDLLHQHISVDSFSYTWNGILKGLEIVRQNYFMEINNGKKTRIWRDRWIPGMSQPPISQNEFFRFYEFVEDLMVQKTAQWNTHLITTLFDADTALKIQALYIDKSKEDSMIWMPSKDGVFSVKSTSKMLTYNDRKVQIEGRTIDRKIWKSLWKCKVAQRIKLFAWKCIRGIHSTKFSRPIYNRSTETSCEVCGGNEETIEHIIFDCRHARAVWRGISINIDVVRANCSTVFEWVTKTIVKFNIDGSYDADTNQYGIGIVLRDSTGECIGTKRTYGGGALNPEVVECMVVRGALQWAKSLNYSIIQFEADAKLVADVLAKSARETKFSDEQFSNFDSSYRSEISEDESDIRS